From a single Pseudobutyrivibrio xylanivorans genomic region:
- the tadA gene encoding tRNA adenosine(34) deaminase TadA has protein sequence MMSKEERQERRIAKQAEKLEKKNLKIYEKYMEQALKEAKKAYDINEVPIGCVIVQDDKIIARGYNRRNTDKSVLAHAEIAAIQEACKKTGDWRLEDCTLYVTLEPCQMCAGAIVQARIPRVVVGAMNPKAGCAGSVINILQMYQFNHVCDLETGVLGEKCTEMMTKFFEELREQKNQVM, from the coding sequence ATGATGTCTAAAGAGGAGCGTCAGGAAAGACGCATAGCAAAGCAAGCTGAAAAATTAGAAAAGAAAAACCTCAAAATATACGAGAAATACATGGAACAGGCCTTGAAAGAGGCAAAAAAAGCTTACGACATCAATGAAGTGCCAATCGGTTGTGTTATTGTTCAGGATGATAAGATTATAGCAAGAGGCTACAATCGTAGAAATACAGATAAAAGCGTACTGGCTCACGCAGAGATTGCAGCCATTCAGGAGGCCTGCAAAAAAACTGGAGATTGGCGTCTGGAGGATTGTACTTTGTATGTTACATTGGAGCCTTGCCAAATGTGTGCGGGAGCTATTGTGCAGGCCAGAATTCCTCGAGTTGTTGTGGGAGCTATGAATCCAAAGGCAGGTTGTGCAGGCTCTGTTATCAATATACTTCAAATGTATCAGTTTAATCATGTTTGTGACTTAGAGACAGGAGTTCTTGGAGAAAAATGTACAGAGATGATGACAAAATTCTTCGAAGAATTGCGTGAACAGAAGAATCAAGTAATGTAA